Proteins encoded by one window of Mailhella massiliensis:
- a CDS encoding TIGR04076 family protein — MKKVCITVLKCACHKELIERFCKKDIGPCPRFRPGQRFITTFREPKGFCGEAWKAIEHYVFALSCGAPRIFDDDGTWVSPEKTAIVSCNDGIRPVSFKVEQMDEEASPTAAEWYY; from the coding sequence ATGAAAAAAGTATGTATTACGGTACTGAAATGCGCCTGCCACAAGGAGCTGATCGAACGATTCTGCAAGAAAGACATAGGCCCCTGCCCCCGCTTCCGGCCGGGGCAGCGGTTCATCACCACCTTCCGCGAACCCAAAGGATTCTGCGGAGAAGCTTGGAAAGCCATAGAACATTACGTCTTTGCCCTTTCCTGCGGCGCTCCCCGCATTTTTGATGACGACGGAACCTGGGTAAGTCCAGAAAAAACGGCCATCGTCAGCTGCAACGACGGGATCCGCCCCGTAAGTTTCAAGGTCGAACAGATGGACGAGGAAGCATCTCCCACGGCGGCGGAATGGTATTACTGA
- a CDS encoding TRAP transporter substrate-binding protein: protein MSLRTTPSKSHINAITSLGMAATPMAGSEMLTGMQQGVVKGMDCDIPSIYSHKFYEVGPYFFASDHIPVCYILVASTRFLKKLSPEDRAIVEEGIKLWYDASSKMYVDYCRKAMDEMTQQHGCKLTVPSKEEKQRWIEKSKVAYDLLSDDMKKKAFALHKVSWGE from the coding sequence CTGAGCCTACGCACCACGCCCAGCAAATCGCACATCAACGCCATCACATCCCTAGGCATGGCGGCCACCCCCATGGCCGGTTCGGAAATGCTCACCGGCATGCAGCAGGGCGTGGTCAAGGGCATGGATTGCGACATTCCCAGCATCTATTCCCACAAGTTCTATGAAGTCGGCCCGTATTTCTTTGCCTCCGACCATATTCCCGTATGCTACATTCTCGTGGCAAGTACCCGTTTTCTCAAGAAGCTCTCCCCAGAAGACCGCGCCATTGTGGAAGAAGGCATCAAGCTCTGGTACGACGCGAGCTCGAAAATGTACGTCGACTACTGCAGAAAGGCCATGGACGAGATGACGCAACAGCACGGCTGCAAGCTCACCGTTCCTTCCAAAGAAGAAAAGCAGCGCTGGATAGAGAAGAGCAAGGTCGCTTACGACCTGCTTTCCGACGATATGAAGAAAAAGGCCTTTGCGCTGCATAAGGTGTCATGGGGCGAGTAA
- a CDS encoding IS5 family transposase (programmed frameshift) — protein MXKELFYLSHEQIARIKRYFPRSHGIPRVDDRRVISGIIYVIKHGLQWKDAPREYGPYKTLYNRFIRWSRLGVFNRIFAELVEQNGSTTRLMIDATHLKAHRTAASLLKKGAFSRCIGRTKGGLNSKLHAVCNAFGQPLAFHLSGGQVSDYKGAAVLLDTLPQARELLADRGYDADWFRHALSRKGITPCIPGRHSRKTPVGYDKEVYKQRHKIEIMFGRLKDWRRIAMRYDRCAHTFFSAICLAAIVIFYI, from the exons ATTTTNAAGGAACTTTTTTATCTTTCTCATGAACAGATTGCTCGTATCAAACGCTACTTTCCACGTTCCCATGGCATTCCGAGAGTCGATGACAGACGTGTCATCAGCGGCATTATCTATGTCATCAAGCACGGCCTGCAATGGAAAGATGCTCCGCGCGAGTATGGACCATACAAAACTCTCTACAATCGTTTTATCCGCTGGAGCCGATTGGGTGTCTTTAACAGGATTTTTGCGGAGCTTGTTGAGCAAAACGGCTCCACAACACGCTTGATGATTGATGCCACACATCTCAAGGCACACAGGACAGCAGCAAGTTTGCTGAAAAAAGGGGCCT TTTCCCGATGTATCGGACGCACAAAAGGCGGCCTGAATTCAAAACTCCACGCTGTCTGCAATGCCTTCGGTCAACCGTTGGCCTTCCATCTGTCCGGCGGTCAGGTGAGCGACTACAAAGGCGCTGCTGTCCTGCTTGATACTCTGCCGCAGGCCAGGGAGCTTCTGGCGGATAGAGGCTATGATGCCGACTGGTTTCGTCATGCCTTGTCCCGTAAAGGAATCACGCCGTGTATTCCTGGCAGACACAGCCGGAAAACTCCGGTGGGCTATGACAAGGAGGTTTACAAGCAGCGGCACAAGATAGAAATCATGTTTGGCCGACTCAAGGATTGGCGCAGAATAGCCATGCGTTATGACCGTTGTGCACACACGTTCTTTTCGGCCATTTGTCTCGCTGCCATTGTCATCTTTTATATTTAA